A window of the Sporosarcina sp. FSL K6-2383 genome harbors these coding sequences:
- a CDS encoding DUF4183 domain-containing protein, with protein sequence MANINLANGATLPATLFYNDDGSSTIEFMSFSPNGYADLFINAVIQEGGMYSVDTNSLTISPANATIYRGTPIILELLTFSAERSL encoded by the coding sequence ATGGCTAACATTAATTTGGCGAATGGAGCCACGCTTCCTGCAACTCTATTTTATAACGATGATGGAAGTTCAACAATAGAATTTATGAGCTTCAGTCCAAATGGGTACGCTGATCTATTCATCAACGCAGTTATCCAAGAAGGAGGAATGTATAGCGTGGACACGAACTCCTTAACGATTAGCCCAGCAAATGCAACCATTTATAGAGGTACTCCTATTATTCTTGAGTTGTTGACGTTCTCAGCTGAACGGAGTTTATAA
- a CDS encoding GAF domain-containing sensor histidine kinase: protein MHPTELLNVRLLKEIAEFINEETEIEAMLSGALSKFLKGTNFRTGWIFFIDDKGKQQLIVSENLPEALAQNGCNHLKKGGCWCVSRYQNGELEKASNIIECQRIENAIATKLGDNGGITHHATVPLQSGQERFGLLNVASPSTVTYSEGELALLESLAFQIGSSIKRIMLTKQEQKLALLQERNRLARDLHDSVNQLLFSVTLTARGGSEMTNQIDIKETFKEIQYLSQEALNEMRALIWQLRPSGLESGLLEAIKGYAEMLGLSVNSRVSGVLNVPSGVEETLFRISQEALNNIRKHAGVNVVEMFLNVTKTDVLLVIKDDGQGFLIDHGIRLPSIGLQSMKDRAKTAGGSVEWDSEIGRGTEILVRIPY, encoded by the coding sequence TTTGAACGTCAGACTATTAAAGGAAATTGCAGAGTTTATAAATGAAGAAACTGAAATAGAGGCGATGCTGTCCGGTGCCCTAAGTAAGTTTTTAAAAGGCACTAACTTTCGAACGGGTTGGATATTTTTTATTGATGACAAAGGTAAACAGCAGCTGATTGTTAGTGAAAATCTCCCTGAAGCGCTAGCGCAAAACGGATGCAACCATTTGAAAAAGGGTGGCTGTTGGTGTGTGTCGAGATACCAAAATGGGGAATTAGAAAAGGCATCGAATATTATTGAATGTCAGCGGATTGAGAATGCGATTGCTACAAAGCTAGGCGATAATGGTGGAATTACACATCATGCAACGGTACCACTGCAATCGGGGCAGGAACGGTTTGGGTTATTGAATGTCGCTTCCCCGAGCACAGTCACTTATTCTGAGGGGGAACTCGCTTTACTCGAGTCACTTGCCTTCCAGATAGGCTCATCGATTAAACGGATCATGTTGACGAAACAGGAGCAGAAGCTCGCGCTTTTACAGGAGCGGAATCGCTTGGCAAGAGATCTGCACGATTCTGTGAACCAACTGTTATTTTCAGTAACTTTGACTGCAAGGGGCGGGTCAGAGATGACAAATCAAATTGATATAAAAGAGACATTTAAGGAAATACAGTACTTGTCGCAGGAAGCATTAAATGAGATGAGGGCATTAATATGGCAGCTTCGTCCAAGTGGTCTAGAAAGTGGGTTGCTTGAAGCGATAAAAGGCTATGCGGAAATGTTAGGACTGTCCGTGAATTCGCGCGTATCTGGAGTCCTTAATGTACCTTCAGGTGTTGAAGAAACTTTATTTCGCATCTCACAAGAGGCATTAAATAATATTCGAAAGCATGCAGGGGTCAATGTCGTGGAAATGTTTTTGAATGTAACGAAAACCGATGTTTTACTTGTCATTAAGGACGATGGTCAAGGATTTTTAATAGATCATGGAATTCGGCTTCCCTCAATAGGCTTACAAAGCATGAAAGATCGTGCAAAGACTGCAGGCGGTTCAGTTGAATGGGATAGTGAAATTGGAAGAGGGACGGAGATATTAGTCCGTATACCCTATTAA
- a CDS encoding GNAT family N-acetyltransferase, producing the protein METIQLIGEAILLRPMTKDDVEGIYASCQDERIWTHMSQTLQTKEDVRAYVDQALVNQEAGTEYPFVIILLATNQIVGSTRFFDIATAHKRLELGHTWLHPSVWRTNVNTECKYLLLTYCFEQLQLQRVQIKTGHENTQSQKAIERIGATKEGVLRNHMIRPNGEVRHTVMYSVVQEEWLEVKQHIERLMEVYKK; encoded by the coding sequence ATGGAAACTATTCAATTAATCGGAGAGGCTATACTGTTACGACCCATGACAAAGGATGATGTTGAGGGCATATACGCAAGCTGCCAGGACGAACGCATTTGGACGCATATGTCGCAGACGTTGCAAACGAAAGAGGACGTGCGAGCCTATGTTGACCAGGCATTAGTGAATCAAGAGGCAGGAACGGAATATCCTTTTGTTATCATCCTTCTTGCAACTAATCAAATTGTCGGCTCAACCCGTTTTTTTGATATTGCCACTGCCCATAAACGCCTGGAACTCGGCCATACCTGGCTACATCCATCTGTTTGGCGTACAAACGTCAATACAGAATGCAAATATTTACTGCTAACTTACTGCTTTGAGCAGCTACAATTGCAACGTGTACAAATTAAAACAGGCCATGAAAATACCCAATCACAAAAAGCCATAGAACGTATTGGGGCTACAAAAGAAGGAGTTTTGCGCAATCATATGATTCGGCCGAATGGAGAGGTGCGACATACGGTTATGTATAGTGTTGTGCAAGAGGAATGGTTGGAAGTGAAGCAGCATATTGAGAGATTGATGGAGGTGTATAAGAAATAA
- a CDS encoding DUF4183 domain-containing protein gives MALSLINIHVNVSGTSTRFFNVLAAPLVVADATTVAATTFLDDSGTAATAFPVVTNGYYNFYINGVLQEGDSYTISATELTFNTVIGNLSAGTPLVIEAVELVTLV, from the coding sequence ATGGCGCTTTCCTTAATTAATATTCACGTGAATGTTTCAGGTACTTCGACAAGGTTTTTTAATGTGTTGGCAGCACCTTTAGTTGTTGCCGATGCTACTACTGTTGCTGCAACAACCTTTTTGGATGACAGCGGTACTGCTGCAACTGCTTTTCCAGTCGTTACGAATGGTTACTATAATTTCTATATTAACGGTGTGCTACAAGAGGGCGATTCGTATACAATTTCTGCAACTGAATTGACCTTTAATACGGTTATTGGCAACCTTTCTGCCGGGACTCCTTTGGTAATAGAAGCTGTTGAATTAGTGACGCTAGTGTAA
- a CDS encoding response regulator transcription factor — translation MIKVLIVDDHHVVRRGLLFFLKTQKDIQVIGEAENGKEAIELTGELQPDIVLMDLMMPVMDGIQATRHIKKDYPQVEVLMLTSFSDRDHVIPAIEAGAAGYQLKDIEPDELVSCIRKIMRGENTLHPHATTHLMKMREPKETLPHIYNPLTRREKEVLVELTKGKSNREIASSLLVTEKTVKTHISNMFSKLLVQDRTQAALYAVKHGLTESSDD, via the coding sequence ATGATAAAAGTACTCATTGTAGATGATCATCATGTCGTTCGAAGAGGCTTACTTTTTTTCTTGAAAACGCAGAAAGACATCCAGGTGATTGGTGAAGCCGAAAATGGGAAAGAAGCGATTGAATTAACGGGCGAACTGCAACCTGATATTGTGCTCATGGATTTGATGATGCCTGTCATGGACGGTATTCAAGCAACTAGGCACATCAAAAAGGATTACCCGCAAGTTGAGGTGCTCATGTTAACCAGTTTTTCTGATCGAGATCACGTCATTCCAGCTATTGAAGCGGGAGCGGCTGGGTATCAGTTAAAGGATATTGAGCCAGACGAGCTCGTTTCATGTATACGAAAAATCATGCGGGGAGAAAATACACTTCATCCGCATGCAACAACACATCTAATGAAGATGAGAGAACCAAAGGAAACGCTACCGCATATCTACAACCCATTGACACGGCGCGAAAAGGAAGTTTTAGTAGAGTTGACAAAAGGAAAAAGTAATCGTGAAATTGCATCGTCATTACTTGTTACGGAAAAAACCGTAAAAACGCATATTTCTAATATGTTCTCAAAATTACTCGTTCAAGATCGAACACAAGCTGCGCTCTACGCAGTAAAACATGGTTTAACCGAATCGAGTGATGACTAA